The genomic segment AGTCAACTAGTATGATTTGTGCGAAAGTAGACCGATTGAGACCATTCGAACAAATGTCTTATCAAGAAAATCAGTTGAATTCTAATGAGTCTGCTGAGTAGTATTTAAGGTAGATAAACTGAGAATTAAGTACGCTCaaagttgtttctggatgtcGGAGACTTCAATATTCCTAATTTACCCCTTCTTCTTCACAGAAAGATTGTACTAAAAGAGTTTGATAATTATAAGCAATTTGAAATCACCTACTTCAATAAGACTTAACACTGTctaactgaaattcttagtaAACTTCAATCTAAAATGATTTGAGCAATAAAACTTCTTACTCTCAATATCACatatttcccaaaaaaattataagCACAAATTTAATCATCAGAATGATTAGTTAATAACTTATCAATGTGTGTTGGCTTTTCAATTTGGctcgtaaaaatatttttcagagaAGATCAATTAGTTTTCAAAACTTCAGAGATCGTTTATGTAACCGTATAATCTTTAGAActtgttcaactgatatatttaTAGCTTAATCTATAATGAtaatcttttcaaaataatatatgtTTCCAAATATAGATGTCGCCATTGTCATGTCGTCGTTGCCATGTCATCTCCTTTCCGACATGTCCTAGTAGTGCGTATGAACGTGATATTATATTAAGATTCAGTGACTGCTGGTACGAAAAACTTTATCCGCTCGTTTAGCTGGGCTTCGATCCTTTATAACTGATTATACTGATTATTCAGGGAATGCTTGGATTCGGACTGACTGAACGATTTAGATAGACTGTCGATTGGGTTTCATCAATATCCTTAAATCGGTTTGGCTATTAGTATCATTTGTATGTTTTGTGAGTCTAGCTCTATACAATTAGACTCCTTTAAAAACTTATTCTTATGAATATTCagttttttttcttgaattcagttaTGTTAGACTCTGTAATTATCTGTTGGATCAGCAGCCCTGTTAAATCAGGAAAGCTTAAAATATTCGAAAAAAAGGATATCATTGGTACATTGGAATGAAACAAATTAGGacatgattaaaaatgaaaatgaaatggTAGATTAATTTAATTCCATGATTTGTACATCAagacatgaaaaaaaaaaagaaagaaaagaaattatatttaatgatcAATATTATCaaactaaaaatttaaaataataactgctcaaaaaatattataataataatattataataaatttaatattattctCATTAGTAAAATAAGTTTTAATTAGTTTAAGTAAACTAAATATATAAGAATGGGAACTCACTGTCATTGGAATTCATACCAAATGTGGTTGTCTCATTTCTCCCACCCGCATGcattttttgtttatttgtttttgctCCAACTTGTTAATATTCCTTTTCTTGATCAAATAACATACAAAAACATGAAAGGTGTTGATATGAATGACGTCATTATAGCCTGTGGTTCAGTCGTCATCACgttttatattttcatattttcctCTAGATGCGATTTTAGAAATTCAAGGAGGAATGAATATCAGAGACGTGGAGATGAAAACCTCGACTTGGAATTATTACTTAGCGTattattttcaagaaaaattgTGGCTGAATTGTCCTAGTTCTCTGGCGGGACTGTGGCAACTGAAAGAGAGGCGAAATGGAAAAATGATTGGACTGCTCAATAAACTTAAAGAGAATTTCCATTGTAAAAAACTAGGCATAAAATTTGATTCTTTTTGCTGGATAAGGTCATCCCTTTAGCCACTGTTAGCTTTGTCTCTGGTTCTACCACCACTCCTTTGGTCATGGCTACGCTATACCGAGAGATCTATACACCCCGGTTGCATGGATAGCCATTAGCAACCACAGTTAGATTTGACTCTGATTCTGCCCCCATTCCATTTGTTGTATATATTATACAAAATGACCTCTGTCCTTAACATTTCTCCCTTACAACACATTGAAAAATAACGAAGACAACAAAATATATACAATGAAACCATTCCAAGGATCGAACACTTCATACAATACCAGCAACTGCATCTCCACATGTTTCTGGTAAAACAAGAAACCAGTTTCAGACCAGAACTCCTATCCTCTGAGCAACCTGTATCGCAAAAACAAAAGTCCAGTTGTTCGTCGATATATCTCGTCATACAAGATCTCGTAGGAACAAAATTATAAAACAAATCATGTTATCAAACTCTCTAAGTCTTTGGCACAAAATGTGCATTATCTACTAGGTATACTGGTACTCGAGAAAAATAACTAGTGCTGAAAGAGGAACGGTGAATTCAGATACAGAAATGCCCaactttaaaaacaaaaaaagaaaaggagagAGAAAACAAAGCAGTTTAATGATTGCATGTGGgagtaaaaacgagattttctTATCTTTTCCAAACAGAAGTTGGAACAAAAGACCTATATCATACTATCTGTCTCCATTTTTTTATCTTACGTTTTTTGAAGAGCAGCCAATGCAGAAATCCTAATAACAATATAatttgttttcttattttcggcTTTCCAAacgttttttttaaacaaaagcAAACCAAATACCATTTCTTTAAAAACAACATGTTCCAAAAACGCTTGCCTAAGACTAGAAGTAGAAACAGAAACATTGgctgaaaaataattaagataTATACCTCTTCAAAGGAGTTAACATCACTTCCCCAAAGCCAAGCATCGCAACCAGCATCTCTAGCACCCCATATGTCGTTTCTACGATCATCACCGACATGCACAGCATCCTCAGGCTGTACACCCAGTAACTCACAAGCTTTCAAAAATATCGTGGGGTTTGGCTTCTCAGCTTCGACCTGATTCGGATAGGAATTATGTTTTCATATATTAAGAGCCTTAATGAATGGAAATGCAAAAAAGAGTCACTTCCACTTACTTCAGCTGACACGGCCACAGCATCAAACCAGTGATCACATTTGAGAGCTCTTAACAACGGCCTTAACCGGGTATCAAAATTAGATACTACAGCCACTTTTACTCCACATTTTCGAAGAGAATGGAAAACTCTCTCGGCATTTGGATCACATAGGTGCCAAGCCTGTCCAAGAAACAATAACAAACAAATAATAAACCGTACTGTTTATAGAACGAATTAAATTAATGAATTTAAAGCAGAAACAACATTTGCAGTTTACCGGCGAACCTTTTCAGTGGTATAATAATCATATAGCTCCTCGAAATACTGCGAATCTGAACAACCGGTTGAATAACTGACTATGAACTGCCAAAATGGTCTCCCATCATCAACATATCTGCAAGCACAAGTAAATGTCTTCATGCACTACCAAAACAAAGCAAGCCTACTCGTTAAGGGTATCCATTGATGTTATGGTGCACGAAACGAAATTGGACTCAATGAACTAAGGAATATTTAAAACTAGCATTAGTAACCTAAACTATGCAATAAAAGATAGCAAGATCGACGTGCAAGCCTCAGAAAGTTAATCGTGGAAATAGAAGCTTGAATGAATAGGAGAACAAGAGAGAGAGGAAATGAATCGAAAAGTGAAAAAGATTCGGTTTGGTTTTTAGATACTACTTAGTCTCATTGAAATTATTCATTCAGACCAATTGGGAAGACAAAAAACTAACAATTTCACACACTACTCTCAAATATGAAGGATAAAATGAATCACAAATCTGAATCCACCTCGAATTATGATGATAACAAAGCTGCAATATTTAGTTCAAACAAGACAACATAACTAATCAACACCCCTATGGCTGGCTGCTGTTTCGCTTACAACAAGggtaaattaaaaaatattgaaacTTCATTAAAATTTATGGAGAAGAGAATAAGACCTGAGGCGAGATTTACCCCAAGGCTGACCATAAGCACGCCTATATCTGTTTAGTATCTCAACTTCTGAGTACTCCACTCCATACTTTTCACCAACCTCCCTGTAAATCTGGATCACAACAAGAAATTTCAGTAAAATATGGAACTTAAATGCCAATAAAAACAGATGGAGAAGGCACAAGGGCCACTCTATATGGAACTTAAATGCCAGTAAAATATGGAACTTAAATGCCAACAAAAACTGATTGTGCAAAATACCCAGAAGAAATTATCCATAACATGAATTAGGTAGATGCGAAGGATTGAACAAAAAATCCGCCCAAAACATCAAAAGCAAATTATGTGCATAAATTTGTACAACAGTACTAAAAGGAATTAATGAAAGCGGAAATGGCGTGTTTCCATATAATTAAAgttaacattttttaaaaaaataatcatttaggACAAAGTTTTTTTCACCCCTCAACCCCAATAATAATCATAATTCATGCACACAAAATAGTTGATTTGCCCAAGCATCTCATGCATGTCGCGCACACAGaaaaattgaaactcttgtACCTCGAGATTATTTTTTCTTGATTATAAACAATTAAATGAATTAGAAATCACATCCccaccaaaaaataaaaaaagattacATAAGGTACATAAAATTGCGAGAAAATCAAGCAAAAAggcaaaaatagaaaaaaaaagaaagaaaggaacCTGAGCCATGGGTTGAGAAGGAACAAGTAGAGTACCCACAGCATCAACAAACAAAGCCTTATGCGTCAGCCCACCGTAGAGATTCCTTCGATAATCCTCGTACTCCTTAACCAACCCCAGTAACCTCGACCCATTCAACACCTCCTCCGGAGGCGGTAGCGGCCGCGGATCGACCGCAACGGCGGCGGAGGTCGAGAAAGACGACGATCGACGCCGCGCTCCAGAGGCCGTGATACCGAAGAGTTTGCTGATCTTGGTCCTTGCCGATGAAGCCATTTTTCCTTGGAATCGATTCGAAAGTGATCCTACATTGAGCTGTGTGCCACTGCTAGGAATGGGTCTGTGTGTGTTATACACTCGAGAATTTTGTTAAAGCAAGGAGAGAGAAGCATAAATGGAAAGACGTTCACATGTTAAATTACTGTTATACCCCTGATTCATATCTTGGTATAtatgattttctttttattACATTAAATCAATGTGTAATAATCGGATACAAATTCTTCCATTTAAATTCCAACATGTGGATTTGAATTTGAAGATTTAAAAATCATGATAACAAAATTTCTGGTTTACTTGGTAATCTACTTAcataatgaatttcaaatttcaattatttatttttttgtcgtTTTGATGTATTCTCTAAACACATCATATCATAGATTTAGTTCAAATTTTTCGTTCGAATGACACACATCTTATCTGCGTTTCAGATCCACAATAATAAATATTGAGATTATATATAACCTGATATGAACTACatttaaattcatttagaaTTTGTATAccaaagaaaattaaaatttgaaatttatttatatatttcacTTTAAAGTGAAATTATGTCTCACATATTTTCTTGACAAGCCTATATAGAATTGAacaaaaatttgtatgagacggtttcacgagtcgtattttgtgatacagatctcttatttgggtcattcatgaaaaattattattttttatgctgagagtattagtttttattgtgaataccggtaggattgacccgtctcacagataaatattcatgagaccgtctctcacaagatatctactCAATGACGTCGTTAAAACTTAAATCaatgtttttcattttcatttaatatatagatatattgtatttatatattaattttcctAGTGGTCCAAATTGGTACAATAACTTTTTTATGTACAAAAGAAGACCACGAGATTTTAGAGtgaaaaaagtcaaaattaaTTTGTGGAGGAAAGGCTGCCCAATTTTGTGGTTTATGTTGTTAGGGACCCATTTTTTGTTACAGCCTTTTGAATACCCTTCCAGCCAATCAAATACATTCAGGGTGGGTCCCATttcttgaatttcaaattttgcaTTCTCCACGCACTCAACATTTGATCTATCAAAACATCAAGCTTTTTGGTCTTTGcgtctgatttttttttttttaaataattcttGATTGAGTAGTAGATATAGAGCTGCTTATATTTGacacaaatttaaaaaaaataatttgaaaagtaaaatttataaaaaaaattattttatatatattaaatttattcaaaaaatgTGTGTATTTTTAGCGAGATTTAAATAATAGTGATATTGTAATGACTCGACACCACTCACTGCAATCATTACTCATAGGATTTCTCCAGCCAAGACACTGGAACTTTTACCTTCCCAAGATTCGAACTCAAGACCTCCTGGACATAcctcaattggtaccaggattgcTTTGCCAAGACCAATATGCCCAGGAGGTCTTGGGTTCGTATCCTGGAAAGGTAAAAGCTCAGTGCCTGGGCTGGAgaagtcctatgagtaatgattGCGGGTGAGTGGTGTCGGGTCATTACATATATAACTTAGTAAAACAACAAGAAAAAATGATACTAAATATTTCGAGATGAACTATATATTTGATACAATCGAAAATGAACGAAATCTCGTGATAAATATGCCCTTTTATCAATTCAGTGCAAAAAGCTTATAAATGAGAGAGATTATAATAAAAACTCTTATTGATACATGCATTAGTATTCCAACTTTCAACAATATTTTAATCGTCTTGAATGTAAATTAAACCCCGATAAAGTCAATTTTCCAatacaaaaatgaaaaaaatacatttaataTCTACAAACTTTCTCGCAACtccattttatatttaatataatataagttTGCCTCTTAAAAAAGATaactaaaaaatttcatattgaTTTGAAGAAGTCCTCGACATGTTTTCTTTAACAACAAAAGCCCTCGTCACCGATCCTATCCACAAGTTCCCATTTTCTTCCTCAACTTCACTTACAAATTTCCATCTGCTTCTCTTTGTGCCATCAAGTACCTCCATCACATTCCCATCTTCATCCAACCTAATTCCCATTCCTGGGCTCCCAATAAACCGAGCCAAGCGCGCGTGTAATTTTGTTAAATCCACGGAAAAATCGATTAGAAGGTTTCCAATCCAAGGATTTGATATGACCACATCCAATAATTTAGTTCTTCGCGAATTGATCCCTACCCAAAATCCGCCCTTCTTATTCCGTTTGACGTTATCTGGGAATCCGGGCAACTGAGTCAAGAGCTCAAGAATCCCGGCTTTCGATGTTTTGAgccaaaatttgaataatttacATGTAGTCGTCTCTACGAAAAGTAAGAAATCGCCCTTTTTGCTCAATGCAACTCCATTTGGAAACATGAGATTGCTCAAAAGTAGAGTCGTTTCCTTAGTTTTGGGATCAAATTTCATCAATCTCCCCGAGTTGTCACCACTTAAAATCACGGGAATATGGTTCCTATAGACGTGGCGTGGGGAAAATTAAGTTaacattattaaaattttaaaacaataaaaaaataattatatagaatcgaaatataaatttatttatatatatatatatatatatatatatatatatatatatatatagatattccATTCAGTGTTTTCAAACCAGATCGGACATGTCAGTTCGACTGATTCGACCAGGAGCTGGTCATGAATCTGGTCCGAAACACTCTCAAAAATTGATTTAACGATCAAACCTGTCAAACTCTGTGAAGAACTGGTTGGACCGACTATGAACAAAAAAACAATTCAATCAGTTCaaccagttttttattttttttcgaaaatttaatttttttttatttttaaaattttaagacttcattaaaaatattattaatagttctacattttatttaatctattgtttttgttttaataaaatatataaccaTAATTGATATTTtggatatatgtatatattttttaagtttttactttggtaaatatattttttgttctaTTTATGTACATATTTtaggtttaaaatttaaaatatattattaattatattatatcaatATCTGTCCGACCGTTCGGTTAAACCGATTCAACTGATTTGactgtttttaaaataaatcaatttaatCACCAATCggattatgaaaatgttgattttgttattatatatcTTACCTTCGTGGAAAACGTGTGCTGCTGTCTGTAAAATACACAAGCCCGTTACTTTGATCAATGTCCAATGAATTAGTGAACCCGAAACTAACTCCGTCCACTTGTTTTGCAATGTGGGGTGCCCAACCCACCATTTGGGCCCACAGCAATGAGGCCCATATAAGAAGAGATGGCCTGTTTGTTCGTTGAACCGCAGGCCCAATGGTCTCCCACAAATGTGCTCCATCACCGAGTGATCATTTGGACCTTCGCATCCATACATATTATGATAAATTAGCTTTAAtctaagtaaaataaaataaaatgattaaattaaatgtagGGGGTTTAAAAGATCATATATGAGGATTTATGAGGTAAATTTTACTTATTGTTTTATTATCGTTGGATAACAGGATGCGCGTATCGTATGTTAACTCGTCGGATTTTTGAGACACGGACgacaaatcaatatattttgataaatgaaataatttaatataatataaatacacCTAGtcgatatttataaaaaattagagAGAAATTGATATCTGTGTAAAAATTAtaggaaatttaatttttttaaaaatataaaaaaacttgaaaatattgtccAAACTGTGTTATTGTCCTGATtctcataatataaattatctTACCTCACCATATTGACATGAGATGGGCCAAAATTGGGAGGTGATGACAAGGAACTCCTAAACAtatcttcattttttttttccaaaaaatataataatatataatttgttatgTTTTTACATCAATTACTGACATCTAATATGTGAATGTCACTTCAATAGTATTCACATAGATGTCCACAGTCAGTGTGCACATCATATCAAACCTCGTGTGTgtaatacacacacatatatatgtatacactCCCTAACTCAAGTTCttttatttatatcaaaactcACCTGACATAAATTTGTGATTAGATAacaggcaaaaacttgtatgagacggtctcacgggtcgtattttgtgagacatatatcttatttgagtcatccattgaaaagtattactttttatgctaaaaatattattttttattattaataccGGTAACACTGattcatctcacagataaagatccgtgagaccgtctcataagagacctactctagaaAACAAAGAGATAATCAATTGTGGAGTAGAGTATAGCTGTATTATCCAAATTCCAAACCTAAAAACTCTTGTTTGCATTCGATTTCGAAGCTACTAACTTTTGACATTTGACTGGTATGTTTTTCGAGGGCAAGAATAATGGATTTTTGCCATTCGACTTCCAACCAACAACTAAAATGCTAAATAGCCATTATTGACATATATATGACAACTGCCCATCAactaaaatttcgaaaattacaatGTCCCCACTTCTCCAATCATCTCATAATTGTTAAGAAATTAGGTTCCCACCCTTTTTTTAATGCGACATCGAATTCCACTAACTATACATTATTATATGCCCATCGAATTTCGTTTTCATGCAGCTAAATTTTTCAATAAGAAAGAtgagtgttttttttttcagataTGCTCATTTCTCTTTACCACATAGATATTTAACTTAAAATGCTTAATAAACTTTGGAATTGATCACTATACAAGAAATGATGTGTGGAATCATTGGGTAATTAAACGAATGAGGTGAATGTTCTAAGTAAATATATGACGACCTCTAGAGGTAAGTGGTGCTTCAAGTGGAGAAGATGGACTTCAGGGAAGGTCTGGACCATGAGAATAATGACGATCTTTTGTTTGATGGGATGATTATTAGGAATGATACTTAAGTGCCATGATGGAAATAACGAGAAAGATCGCGGGTTTATAAGATGCAAGATATCTACATTGATATGATACTTTTTTGGATAAAGTCCAAACCAAATCTACGAGAGCTTAAGTCCAAATTCTGCAATATCATATCATTGTAGGGATATGTTTGTATCATCGTACAACATTAGTTTTCCTATCCGATTTATAAATTGGATCGAGAATCCTAAAACCACCTTCAACCCTAATCTACTTTTCCTCATCATCTCAACAATGATTTTTGTTTTTCTAAGATAAGTCAATGAACCACTACTTTACTATCCATGTTTTTACATATATAAGCAACATTTGTATTTTACTATATCTACGTATGCTGGCTTTGTATAAACAATGATATAATACAAAATCAGTTATACAAGCAAAAGCATTAGCGTATATTAACTCATCCTAACCACATTTCACATGCGAATGCATTAATTTGCACGTATTCTATATATCTTCACGAAATGCAAAGTTGATCATACAACACAACGCGTATGGGATAATATCATCGGTTGATACTCACCTCTCGGGAGAGGTCACGGCGAAATCCACCCAGCGGCTTTCATTTGCTTGCCACCGGATGATCCTCCCATCCGAAACTCCGGTGTAGGGGCCACTGCCAGTATCGTCGAACGCAAAGCTCTCCGGCCCAATGGCTCCATTGGGTAGCCCTATCAGCTCATAATCTAGAACAAATCGATCATTTCCCGGCATTAAGGTTCCATTCCCCAGGGAATTTTTGCTCCAAATCTTAACATTGTCGAATGATACTAAAAGGGTTGCTGCGAATGCAATCGCCGTTGCAATTGAATGGAGCTTTAAGGTCATTGGTTTGGCTAAAGAATTGGTGGGATtcttgcatgtatatatatatatatatatatatatatatattaagccTAGTAAGTTGGCAAGGCTTATATGGGGCTCTTTAAAACGTCGTGTCCCTAGGGTGGCCTGACATCTCCTTCAAAATCTGGCGCACACAGTAAATTTTTTAAGTCATcttcaattaattaattggtACGTAATTATGTAGGGTTATGAGTGAGTAAGCCTCAACATCCGAGAGCAGTTGCTTTATTAAATTAAACAGCGTACCAAATCTTAATTTCATCGACatcatattgaaatatttgataatttgtacctttttcatttttaccAGGTTGTTAATCAATTCACGGTTTAATTTACGCATTTTTTCAATATTAGTATTTATTCATCAGAATGCTGACATGATATCAGAAATAATGACGTAGCACGGGCCGCTGACCACAGCTAAGGTGCTCGATGTCAccacataattaaaattttaaaaaaatgtaaattaGTTGAATAGGATCGTAATTGATCGGTAACAaaaccaaaaatgaaaaacttgCATTTACTGtatcaataatttaatatatccAACTACTTTTTATTTTCTGAACCTGTAAAATCATTTCCATCTAAATGAGTtgcttaaattttattttcttggtAAGGTGAGGGGAAGGATGGAggataattataattttgatcAAAGATGATTATCTGTAAGACGAGTCAAtcatgttcatatttacaataataagtactattttttgcataaaaaataatattttttatggatgaaccaaataaaatatccgtcttacaaaattgactcgtgagacACCTAATAAGTCAATTTTGTAAGAGTCTCACAAAATGTTGTGTTCTTTGTATGTGGCTTGTTTTTTTAACTCGGAAAAGAATAATGCACATGCATAACAAATGGAAAAATGTccaaacataaaaatatatttatgcatGGTGTACCGCTTCGAGTGAAGAGTGATATTATGGTACGTactaaattatttcataaaagtAAGTGTCTGAAATTGTTGTAGCACTGTAATTGTCTTGAGAATAGAGGTGCTTAAATTCCAAGGCAATAATATATGTTTAATAATAGGCGTCTCATTCattaaaaatttctttaatttttatttaaaaattgtttcCTACTAACGTAGATTCCTCAAATGAGCAATAAAtgcgttttaaaataatttaatcatagtaaataaatcatgtaaaaatTCAATAGGGAAGCGTGACAACACATCGTTAAAGAGAAAATAGTAGAAGAAATTACTATcaagtttataaaatattattggaTGAATTACAAgaacaatacaacatataacggtgaacgTGAGTTTTGATATCATGTTAAGATCATGAACTTATATTTAATTTCACTTCAAAAATTAGCTCAAGGAAGAAGATTTGTCAAATTTTATACATACAACTTCCAAGAACTTAATACAGCCTATATATATGAAATATTAAACCCAAATGATTGTCATTTTACCAAAACTTATATCCGATGATAATGGTAcgactcaaattttttaaaccgtACAACAATCCTAGCAGCACAGTTCAATAATAGACAATTATCGCACCACAACAATCTCACTTTCAATAATTACACTCAGAGACGGATGTATTCTAGGGTTGTACTGGGCTGTAGCCCAGCCcacttttttaataatttagcgacggtttttcaaaaacgtcgctaatatttgcgacggttttagtaAAACCGCCGCCGATGtggatcggcgacggttttaatTACACCGTCGCTACTAGTGACGGTTTATTCAAACAGTCGCTAATAacagtcgctattagcgactgttttttgaaaaaccgttgctaatagcgacggttgtttcAAAAACCGTCATACATCAATGTCTTAGTCCAACCGTCCATTTACAAGGATGAGACCAAATTCATCCCATATCCTCTGATCCGCCCCACCTCAATTCTACAAAATTTCTCTCCCAAGTCCCAAGCCCTTTAGCGACAGAATAGAATTGCGGACTCCCGAAGAAATCGAATTGCTCATCGGCAAGGCAACAATCCAGGTAAGAATCGgctatacattttttattttgttatttatagCTTCTCTGTGTGTGATTTGTGGTTTCttgattgtttgttgttgagTGACTATTActtgtttaataattattttattcttgtttaggattataaattgaACTATTTCAAAATAGAATATCAATCTGCtgtaaagaaaggaaaaacattGATATCCTCTTTCTTTAAGAAGAGAGATCGTCAAGCTAGTGAAGATACTTCAATTCCTACGGTCCTTACAA from the Primulina tabacum isolate GXHZ01 chromosome 16, ASM2559414v2, whole genome shotgun sequence genome contains:
- the LOC142529469 gene encoding uncharacterized protein LOC142529469, with translation MASSARTKISKLFGITASGARRRSSSFSTSAAVAVDPRPLPPPEEVLNGSRLLGLVKEYEDYRRNLYGGLTHKALFVDAVGTLLVPSQPMAQIYREVGEKYGVEYSEVEILNRYRRAYGQPWGKSRLRYVDDGRPFWQFIVSYSTGCSDSQYFEELYDYYTTEKAWHLCDPNAERVFHSLRKCGVKVAVVSNFDTRLRPLLRALKCDHWFDAVAVSAEVEAEKPNPTIFLKACELLGVQPEDAVHVGDDRRNDIWGARDAGCDAWLWGSDVNSFEEVAQRIGVLV